In a genomic window of Lacrimispora sp. BS-2:
- a CDS encoding 4Fe-4S dicluster domain-containing protein translates to MATNDATLLRIKHQVLNEVAKLAWEGKLEAERNEIPYKIIQGPKAQFRCCIYREREIIRERIRLVEGLCPSGRDTKNIVQVISSACEDCPITRYVVTDNCQLCMGKACQGSCNFDAISMGHDRAYIDPDKCRECGKCSQACPYNAIADLTRPCKKSCPVDAITMDENGIVVIDESKCIQCGACIHGCPFGAIDSKTFLVDVINLINAGKRVVAMVAPATEGQFGPEITMASWRTALKKIGFQDMIEVALGGDLTAAAEAEEWAEAYKEGRKMTTSCCPAFVNMIKQHYPMLLENMSTTVSPMCAVSRMLKEKDPETITVFIGPCIAKKSETLDLNIKDNADYALTLGEIQAMMAAKGVELEPEENTYQAGSVFGKRFGNGGGVTAAVLECLKESGESTEIEVLKCNGAAECKKALMLLKIGRLPGDFIEGMACVGGCVGGPSRHKSENEAKKARDLLIKQADGREVHENLRNQGLQEVPMHRH, encoded by the coding sequence ATGGCAACAAATGATGCAACATTACTTCGCATAAAGCATCAGGTTTTAAATGAAGTGGCGAAGCTTGCATGGGAAGGGAAGCTGGAGGCAGAAAGGAATGAGATTCCTTATAAGATCATTCAAGGCCCCAAGGCCCAGTTCCGCTGCTGCATTTACAGGGAACGGGAAATTATCAGAGAGAGAATCCGCCTGGTGGAAGGCCTATGTCCCAGCGGAAGGGATACGAAAAACATAGTCCAGGTAATCAGCTCTGCCTGCGAAGACTGTCCCATTACCCGGTATGTGGTAACCGATAACTGCCAGCTGTGTATGGGCAAGGCGTGCCAGGGTTCCTGTAATTTTGATGCCATCAGCATGGGACATGACCGTGCCTATATTGATCCTGATAAATGCAGGGAATGCGGAAAATGTTCTCAGGCATGTCCTTATAACGCCATTGCGGACCTGACCCGTCCATGTAAAAAGAGCTGCCCTGTGGATGCCATCACCATGGATGAAAACGGCATTGTAGTCATTGATGAGAGTAAATGCATCCAGTGCGGTGCCTGCATTCACGGCTGCCCCTTTGGAGCCATTGATTCCAAGACATTCCTTGTGGATGTCATTAACCTTATTAATGCAGGGAAACGGGTGGTTGCCATGGTCGCTCCGGCGACGGAAGGCCAGTTCGGCCCGGAAATCACCATGGCAAGCTGGAGAACGGCCTTAAAGAAAATCGGTTTTCAGGATATGATTGAGGTTGCTCTGGGCGGCGATTTAACCGCTGCAGCAGAAGCGGAAGAATGGGCGGAGGCTTATAAGGAAGGCAGGAAGATGACTACCTCCTGCTGTCCGGCCTTTGTAAACATGATCAAACAGCATTATCCTATGCTCCTTGAGAATATGTCCACCACCGTATCTCCAATGTGCGCCGTATCCAGAATGTTGAAGGAAAAAGACCCGGAGACGATTACTGTTTTCATTGGACCATGTATTGCAAAGAAGAGCGAGACTTTGGATTTGAATATTAAGGACAATGCAGATTATGCCCTGACCCTGGGAGAGATTCAGGCAATGATGGCAGCAAAGGGCGTGGAACTTGAGCCGGAAGAAAATACTTATCAGGCAGGATCCGTATTTGGTAAGCGTTTTGGAAATGGCGGCGGTGTGACTGCAGCTGTTCTGGAATGCTTAAAGGAATCGGGAGAAAGTACGGAGATTGAAGTCCTTAAATGCAATGGAGCAGCTGAGTGTAAAAAGGCTCTGATGCTCCTTAAGATTGGCAGGCTTCCTGGAGACTTTATAGAAGGAATGGCATGCGTGGGAGGCTGTGTAGGCGGCCCAAGCAGGCATAAGAGCGAGAATGAAGCAAAGAAAGCCCGCGATCTGCTGATCAAGCAGGCAGACGGAAGGGAAGTTCATGAGAACTTACGAAACCAGGGCCTTCAGGAAGTACCGATGCACAGACATTAA
- a CDS encoding spore coat protein, with protein MDDKLIMENLLHTAKGVCDLYLHGTIESPTMNVHQTFDTALNDSLCMQSDIYKKMTAKGWYTTDQAEQQKLSKVKNQFAGM; from the coding sequence ATGGATGACAAGCTTATTATGGAGAATCTGCTCCACACCGCAAAAGGGGTGTGTGACTTATACCTGCATGGAACCATCGAATCTCCTACCATGAACGTGCATCAGACCTTTGATACCGCATTAAACGACAGCCTGTGCATGCAGAGCGATATCTACAAAAAAATGACTGCAAAGGGATGGTATACCACAGATCAGGCAGAACAGCAGAAACTTTCCAAAGTCAAGAACCAGTTCGCAGGAATGTAA